A genomic region of Ewingella sp. CoE-038-23 contains the following coding sequences:
- the ubiH gene encoding 2-octaprenyl-6-methoxyphenyl hydroxylase yields MSIIIVGGGMTGATLALAISALTHGQLPVHLIEASSLGGNGHPGFDARSIALAQGTCQQLARIGLWSVLSDIATPISDIHVSDRGHAAFVNLNAGHYGVEALGQVVELHGVGQRLFAKLQEAPGVTLHCPAKVTDVQRTADGASVTLDNGDVLDGKLLVAADGSHSMLGKACNIRWQREDYGQIAVIANVVTGEPHRGRAFERFTEHGPLALLPMSKGRSSLVWCHPREAQADIDSWSEEKFLAELQKAFGWRLGKMQQAGKRFSYPLQLQTANSHISHRLALVGNASQTLHPIAGQGFNLGLRDVMTLAETVATAHLAGKDIGSYRVLSGYQQRRQPDQQATVGVTDGLIHLFANRYVPLMVGRNLGLMAMEGITPLRDAFTRRTLGWVTR; encoded by the coding sequence ATGAGCATTATTATTGTTGGCGGCGGGATGACCGGCGCCACGCTGGCACTGGCCATCTCCGCGCTGACTCATGGCCAACTGCCGGTGCATCTGATTGAGGCTTCTTCGCTGGGTGGCAATGGTCATCCGGGGTTTGACGCCAGATCCATCGCGCTGGCCCAAGGCACCTGCCAGCAGCTGGCGCGCATCGGGCTGTGGTCTGTCTTATCCGATATCGCCACGCCAATCAGCGACATTCATGTTAGCGATCGCGGCCATGCGGCCTTTGTGAATCTCAATGCCGGGCACTACGGCGTAGAAGCGCTGGGGCAGGTGGTTGAACTGCACGGCGTGGGCCAACGCCTGTTTGCCAAGCTGCAAGAGGCTCCCGGCGTGACGCTGCACTGCCCGGCGAAAGTCACCGACGTGCAGCGCACGGCTGACGGCGCCAGCGTGACGCTCGACAACGGCGACGTGCTCGACGGCAAGCTGCTGGTGGCGGCAGACGGCTCTCACTCCATGCTCGGCAAAGCCTGCAACATTCGCTGGCAGCGCGAGGATTACGGCCAAATTGCGGTGATCGCCAACGTCGTCACTGGCGAACCTCATCGCGGCCGGGCTTTTGAGCGTTTTACCGAGCACGGCCCGCTGGCGCTGCTGCCGATGTCGAAAGGGCGCAGCTCTTTGGTCTGGTGCCACCCGCGCGAGGCGCAGGCTGACATTGATAGCTGGAGCGAAGAGAAATTCCTCGCCGAGCTACAGAAAGCCTTTGGCTGGCGCTTGGGTAAAATGCAGCAGGCGGGCAAGCGATTCAGCTATCCGCTGCAATTGCAGACCGCCAACAGCCATATTAGCCATCGACTGGCGCTGGTAGGCAACGCCTCGCAAACCCTGCATCCGATAGCGGGTCAGGGCTTCAACCTTGGCCTGCGTGACGTCATGACCTTAGCCGAAACCGTGGCGACGGCGCATCTGGCCGGCAAAGACATTGGTAGCTACCGAGTGTTGAGCGGCTATCAGCAACGCCGCCAGCCAGACCAGCAGGCGACGGTCGGCGTGACTGACGGCCTGATCCACCTTTTCGCCAATCGCTATGTTCCCTTGATGGTCGGGCGCAATCTCGGCCTGATGGCGATGGAAGGCATTACACCTTTACGCGACGCCTTTACCCGGCGCACGCTAGGTTGGGTAACCCGCTGA
- the pepP gene encoding Xaa-Pro aminopeptidase → MTQQEFENRRQALLAKMAPGSAAIIFAAPEALRSADSDYPFRQNSDFWYLTGFNEPEAALVLVKSDENHNHSVLFNRVRDLTAEIWFGRRLGQDAAPAKLGIDRALPFDDINTQLHLLFNGLDALYHAQGEYAYADEIVNRAMDKLRKGSRQSLSAPDTVIDWRPIVHEMRLFKSPEEIAVMRRAGEITAMAHTRAMEKCRAGLFEYHLEGEIHHEFNRHGARFPSYNTIVGSGENGCILHYTENESQLRDGDLVLIDAGCEFQGYAGDITRTFPVSGKFSKAQREIYDIVLASEYKALEVLRPGSSIQEANEAAVRVMLEGLVKLGILHGDVDTLYSEQAHRPFFMHGLSHWLGLDVHDVGNYGSPERTRTLEPGMVLTVEPGLYIAPDADVPEQYRGIGIRIEDDILITADGIEIFTGDVVKEADDIEALMAAARK, encoded by the coding sequence ATGACTCAGCAGGAATTCGAAAATCGCCGTCAGGCTCTGTTAGCCAAGATGGCACCGGGCAGCGCGGCAATTATCTTCGCTGCCCCAGAAGCATTGCGCAGTGCTGACAGTGATTATCCTTTCCGTCAAAACAGTGACTTCTGGTATCTCACCGGGTTTAACGAGCCGGAAGCCGCGCTGGTGCTGGTGAAAAGCGATGAGAATCACAACCACAGCGTGCTGTTTAACCGCGTGCGTGATTTGACTGCTGAGATCTGGTTCGGTCGCCGTCTGGGTCAGGACGCGGCACCCGCTAAGTTGGGCATCGACCGCGCACTGCCGTTTGATGACATCAACACGCAACTTCATCTTCTCTTTAACGGTCTTGACGCGCTGTATCACGCGCAGGGCGAATATGCCTATGCTGACGAGATCGTCAATCGCGCTATGGACAAGCTGCGCAAAGGCTCACGCCAGAGCCTGAGTGCGCCGGATACCGTCATCGACTGGCGTCCTATCGTGCATGAAATGCGCCTGTTCAAATCGCCGGAAGAGATTGCCGTGATGCGCCGCGCCGGTGAAATCACCGCCATGGCCCATACTCGCGCCATGGAAAAATGCCGCGCTGGCCTGTTTGAATACCACCTTGAAGGCGAAATTCATCACGAATTTAACCGCCACGGCGCGCGTTTCCCTTCCTATAACACTATCGTTGGCAGCGGCGAAAACGGCTGCATCCTGCACTACACCGAAAATGAATCCCAGCTGCGCGACGGCGACTTAGTGCTGATTGACGCGGGCTGTGAGTTCCAAGGCTACGCAGGTGATATCACCCGCACCTTCCCGGTTAGCGGCAAGTTCAGCAAAGCGCAGCGCGAAATCTATGACATCGTGCTGGCTTCAGAATACAAAGCGCTGGAAGTGTTACGTCCGGGCAGCAGCATCCAAGAAGCCAACGAAGCCGCCGTCCGTGTGATGCTGGAAGGTTTGGTCAAGCTCGGCATCCTGCACGGCGACGTCGACACCCTTTATAGCGAGCAGGCGCACCGCCCGTTCTTTATGCACGGCCTGTCCCACTGGCTGGGGCTGGATGTGCATGACGTCGGCAACTACGGCAGCCCTGAGCGCACCCGCACTCTCGAGCCGGGCATGGTCCTGACCGTCGAGCCGGGCCTGTATATCGCGCCAGACGCCGATGTCCCTGAGCAGTATCGCGGCATTGGTATCCGTATCGAAGATGACATCCTGATCACCGCCGACGGCATTGAAATCTTCACCGGCGACGTGGTGAAAGAGGCCGATGACATTGAAGCCCTGATGGCGGCGGCCCGTAAATAA